Proteins co-encoded in one Salvia splendens isolate huo1 chromosome 4, SspV2, whole genome shotgun sequence genomic window:
- the LOC121799927 gene encoding protein MIZU-KUSSEI 1-like: protein MMKHEQIVVASLPRSSSCKSTSKIIPANYTRSSGGGDGFYQKALVRRPTHQTRSSGVSTFLRSLISIFTIPSFLPACRWLHMPTHLTVPPSLGRKVTGTLFGYRRGHVSFAVQDDPRSEPVLLIELALSTSTLVKEMSSGLVRIALECEKARASSQRLFAEAAWTMYCNGKKCGYAAARDWTDSDRHVLRTVQSVSVGAGVIPVVDDGRAAEGELLYMRARFERVVGSRDSEAFYMLNPDGNGGPELSIFLLRI, encoded by the coding sequence ATGATGAAGCATGAGCAAATAGTAGTGGCAAGTCTTCCTAGAAGCAGCAGCTGCAAGAGCACCAGCAAGATCATCCCTGCCAACTACACCCGCTCCTCCGGCGGCGGCGATGGATTTTACCAAAAAGCCCTCGTCCGCCGCCCCACCCACCAAACCCGCAGCAGCGGCGTGTCCACCTTCCTCCGGTCCCTCATCTCCATCTTCACCATCCCATCCTTCCTCCCAGCCTGCAGGTGGCTCCACATGCCAACCCACCTCACCGTCCCACCCTCCCTGGGGCGCAAGGTCACGGGGACCCTCTTCGGGTACCGCCGCGGCCACGTCAGCTTCGCCGTGCAAGACGACCCCCGCTCGGAGCCCGTCCTCCTCATCGAGCTCGCCCTCTCCACCTCCACTCTGGTCAAGGAGATGTCGTCGGGGCTCGTCAGGATCGCGCTCGAGTGCGAGAAGGCGCGAGCGAGCTCGCAGCGCCTCTTCGCAGAGGCCGCGTGGACCATGTACTGCAACGGGAAGAAGTGCGGCTACGCGGCGGCCAGGGACTGGACCGACTCCGACCGCCACGTGCTGCGGACGGTGCAGAGCGTCTCGGTCGGAGCCGGGGTGATTCCGGTGGTGGACGACGGGAGAGCGGCGGAGGGGGAGCTGCTCTATATGAGGGCCCGCTTCGAGAGGGTGGTCGGCAGCCGTGACTCCGAAGCTTTCTACATGTTGAATCCAGATGGAAATGGTGGCCCCGAGCTCAGTATTTTTTTGCTCAGAATttga